AACCCATTCCTAAGCATTCCAAACTGGAAGGCACTAGACCAACTTAAGCCAGATTTCTGAAACGGTGGGATGTGCAAATTGTGCCTAAAACTCTTACTTTCAATTTAACACCTGCAAAAGTGGCACAACACAAATGAAGCAGGGAATTATCTCAGATTCTCTCTTATTCCTACTCCAGCTCCTCTCTCTTCTAGTTCTCTCACTGCTgtcactttttcttccttttctaaggCTGCTATGGCAGGACACTTCCCATTGACCACTTTCGTCACATTTAAAGCCTTCTCTAAGTCTTTCATGGCCTCCCTCATCACCTCTCATGCTCTCAATTTCTGTTTTGCCAATAAGCAATCTCAGCACTTTTATGTTGCCCTTCAAGCTCTCCATAGAACATCAGCAATGGCAACCCATCTTCGTCCTCAAAATGCTTCTCTGCCACAATGCCCACAGAAAGCCTGTCAACAATTAGACATGTGATTTGCTAAGGCTACTGGTTGAGAAGTACTGGCTATCTGGataaaacagacagaagaaacagcTGTTGCTTTCTACACTGTCCTTAGGGTGGAGGTGGTTTCCTACTAGATTTCTGTAAAAGTTGGAAGGAACCACAACAGTCACCCAGACTGGAATCCTGCAGAACTGCTTGTGGATTTTTTAGAACACAAATTATAGAAAGAGCTAATATTAGAACAGCAAAGTTTTGGAGCAGCCTTCCAACAACATTggtgagagaagggaaaaaaaaaaaatttgcacaaaacaaaaacagtgtTTAAGGTGGCATATTAGTTAATAACAAAGTTTAAATGACATGCTTATTACAAGAGCAGTGATTCTGAATGATCAATACAGCCTTATGCTCCTATGTTTCTGCTGTCTGTATGTTTGTTTTGCATGAGAACGTCTCTCTAGTTCTAATTTGACTTATTCAGGCCACAATGGAGTAACTTCCATGCACCAGCTATAAGCTCCTTCCTCTTACTTGCTGCAGTAAAAGCTGTTGCCACACAAATGCAGAACAGCTACTGTTATTTTTAGAGGTAGATGAATAATAGACTTGTTTTTCACATCTGGTAGAGAGCTCTTTCATAGCCTAGTTGTTCCTAATGAAGCTGCCCAATCTGCAGTAAGGACTGAAACCATTCACTTCTGGCACACATGCAGATTGCTAGACCAGAGCCCTTTTCATCTGAAACAGGTAGCATAAAGTGGAGGAAAAATTGAGTCATTGAGCTAGAGTTCCCAAAGGCTGTTACCAAGTTTTCCTGTGAAATTAACTTAGTGCAGCAGCTTTCTCTTAGTTTTGTGGTACAATGCTACCATGCACACTCAGAATTGCATCAAAGAATTATTGATTAGCAATTCCTGCCACCTGTGTTGCATACAGGCTTATGCAGGAGTCTCGTTCCATGCTCTGGATTAATTTTAGCTTAACTTTGATCATTAGTTACACTAGATGCCTTTCTAACTATCTTTCAACTCGTAGTCCAACAGACAACCAAGTCAAAATGTACTATAAACCATCAGAAATTTCATCTAACCCATGAGAATACTTTCACatcaatataaaacaaaaatatataggACAAAGTATGCTAGATGATGCAGTACTTGATGACACGttttaataaatatatgtatatacatatatagaccCCACATGGTGCCTTGAGATATTTGGCAGgttattttattcagattttgtAGCAGATTATTTTTACGTTTAATGCATAAGTATTTCAAGATCTTCAGAAGTGAGGAAAGGACAGAGAAGTAAAAGCAGCAGAAGTctgtagaaaatatattttttaaaaagttctgaaTATTGTTGTATAGACTTTAAAATGTTGAATACCAGTTGTATTTTTATACCATCCTTCATTAGCTGGCCTGGAATCCAGCACAACTAATTATACTTCATAATGCAGGTGGTAAATGGGTCCTATCATTGTCATTGTACACATAAGGAAAAAGAACTAAGCTCAGCAAAGGAAAGAGTATTCCCCACtatcaaagagaaaaaggaaaggaatggaCCTATCAAATCCTGATTGCTACCATTAGAAAACATCACAACTTtcattcataattttaaaatctgttgttAAAGTATGAAATTACCTTTACTCTCATCTGTTGTTTTCATGTGATTTTCATTATCTTCAATGTAACCTGACCCTAAAATATTCAAGCAAAAGGTGAGCtgacaaaatatttattatagCAAATCAAATAAATGAGTTACACAGCTGCAACCCCTATTGTCATTGTTTATTTACATATGAGAAATTCTACTGTTAGATTCACACTTAAGACAGCCATATAACACAGGTGAGAAGAACGTGCGTTTCTTAAATGATCAACCAAAAAACACACAAGGGGTAACTTCATTATATCAGGTGCTCTAATCAACATTTCTACATATCTTTGTAAAGTGCATTAACATCCTGGAATGAAAGGTGCTTAGTCATGGCAAGTTAACATCGATATCCTGTGGCCAGATCACAGGACCATGTGCCACAACTCAAATTGCCTCTCTGAAATAACTTTCTTGCAGCTGTGTCAAAACTGTCAGAAACAGAACGTACTTTTCTTTTACCATGATTTCTCCATCTGCAACACTGTTAACTGATTGCCTGGTAGAAGTGTCTGAGCAGACTTAGAAACCAATCTTTGTATAAGACGTGCTCATAAAAAACTGTACAAAGACAAAATGATAGAAGATACTTGGGATAATGTTACTGGTATTCCTCTGCATCCCCAAAACACTGGGCCCTAACCAAACGACAACAAAGTAAGTCCAAAACTCTCAACAAATGTTTATGTAAACCAACTCACTAATAGTCTTACAGCAAAATATCCTACCTGAATAGAAATCTCCATCATTATGTTGTCTTGCCAGTTTTTCACTTGTCAGGTTTGTAGCCAATGCAGAACTGAAAAGCAATCCAATACAAGTTGATATAATTATCCAAAACCAATCAATAAAAACAACAATGCAACAATATGCTAAGATCAATCATTGTCTATGTTGACTACCACATGTTCTTAGCTATTGAAGCTAATGGaaattttgtctttgtctttaagagaagaaaaagcaaactttAAGTTCAAAAATGGTCCCTCTTGCATTACTCTTCTTTAAGATGTCTGTGTTTTTAATTTCATATGTAACTAAATCCATTCAAATGTAGGCCTGacattcttctgtttctcttagctggcctttttttttctatttttagagTATTTCCTTATCCTGTTGTGTTAGCAGGTGGTGCATGAAGCACAACCATCTATTGTCTGCAGGTGTGTGCCATAATAAACTATATTCATATGGTGGAAGGCCTCCAGCCctttaaacagaaatacttcaCCAATACCATAAAGCAAGTGATCTTACCCAGACATCTCCATGGATGGTCCTTTAGCTTGACAGAGAAGGATAAAAGCATCTATTAGTAGATTGCACAagtaaaagaatttaaaagtaaaaatcaaaacattagtTAGTGATTATCTACCCAAGTCAGAATAATTTTTCATGGCTATCACAAAATTAATTACATAGTGTCTTACATCCTCCCAGTTCCCTTAAATGTCTCTTTCACAGAGAACCTAAGATCCCAAACGCCAGACTTTAGCATGGCCAATTTAAGCAGTCTGGGATACCCagatactttaaaattattttgcaatgtACTGCATATATCATAGGATTTTCATTTAACCAGATTTACTTATCTTCTGAAAGAACAAGATCTGAAAGAATACCTcaataataaaaaacaaatcccaaagaGAAATTGTATTACAGTGtgggtagaaaaaaaacccaaacaaacccacaaccTAACAATCTTAAATTTGTTTCACGAGGACTAGAGAAGTACCTTGATTACACCTGAGTTGGGACCCCAAATCAAATTGTCATAGGAATCAAAAAACTCAGGCCTTGTCTGCCTCTATATTGCACAAGACTGAATTCCAGACCTAGGACTGCATCAGAACTGTGCAATTCTGGCCTATCTCCAATGCTGTTTGCTTCACTAGTGCCTTCCCAGCACCATTAGTTACATGCTTCCATTCTGCCCAATATATCTGGAAAGCTTCAGCACACTTGCAGCTTAATTTGGGCCACCCAACATTTTAAAGTAGATTTTTACGTTTTTCAAATTGCATTTAGTCACCTCCTGAAGCCTCACCCCGACAAGCCTTTGCTCCTGAAATAAATGCAAGTTTTAAACTGTAATATATTCATCACCAAAGAAATAGAAGGGAACCATTCATTACCCTTTTTCTTCTTATACAAAAACCACCATAAAGTGAGAGTTACTGCTCCTGCGATAAGTATTAGGACAAACGCAGCAATGACGCCTTTCTGCCAAGCCGCTAAGATAACTGGAAATAAGAAAGACATGTTTAAGAGAGTATGTACTGTGACAGGTCATCATTGCCCACTTCTGCAGTTCCTGAGCTTTCCTTTTACTACAAATTGGCCTTCTTACACACTGGAGTAGAACTGTAAGGAGACTTGCATGCAGAATTCACTGCTTCTCCCTTGTCAATGCAAACTCAGTACAACAGTGGGTTGCTTTTAACTTGCACCTGGCTCCTTTGGCTTTTGAGCACCCCTTAAACTGTTCTATGTAAGTTAGAGAATCTGTGTTTATAAATGGAGCTCCCTGTTTAAATTCCGACAATGGTGGAACAAAAACAAGTAAGGGAGTTGTACTTAGCAACATCCCAGATAACATGACCTCACCTGTCATGATGACATAGTATGCAGCTTATCATAAAAGTTAGCTTACCACTGATGGTTATTGGATGGCTTTTCACATCCACATTAGCTCGATTAGAAGCCATGCAGTAATATGTCCCAGTGTCCTGCCTGTTCATTGCTTCCTTGCGCCACATGATTctgtctgcattttcacttttttcaaataaaagaacTTCATGATCAGTTTTTCTAAAAATCCTGAAGTGGATTGGCCAAGATCCTTCTTTCACAGAGCACAGAAAAGCAGTCTCACTGCCATCTTCCACTTCTCCATATGGAATACTGCCTAAGCTGGCATTCCTGATTGGTACTACAGAGGAAggcataaagaaaacaaatatcagCACTATTAGAAATAACTTTGATGATAAAATATTGTACTGTAGAAATACTTGCTATAATACCATTTTCCTTAGTTAAACAGAGACTGAATGCACAGTATTAATCTTTTTGAACAGTCTCTGCCAGACAGCATCCTctagtaaatatttttatacacCCAAAAACAGAGAGGGCACTATAAacaaagaaagcagacacagaaggAAACTATATCGATTCCACAGAAGTCAGTCAACCTTGTTCTTTAAACTCCTTTGGATGCCCCACAGACACCAACCtacaaattatttaattttcaaaaataatacaCCCAGCAGTTCAATAGTGGTAATAATTATAGTTCAGTTTATGTAGCTATGCTTTCATAGCTATGTTGAGTTATGCTATTTTATGCTAACTATCAGCAGATAATGGATCAAATTTTTCAACAGCAGAAGCAAGTCCCAAATACTAATGGTTACAGAATATAGCAAACAATGAGAGAAATTAGTTTGCATTTAAACAGGTTGTAAGAATATGCATAGCCAAAATACAGTCTTTAGGTTTGCTGTTCAACAAATTAAGTATATTAGCATACACAGAGCTAGCATAGGAGTAGATGAGCATCAGCGCTTATAATTACATGGAGAAAAATGTATGTACATTCTGTGGTGCAAGACACATAGAATGTTAGTAACTTCACAAAATGTCTGGGATATGAAGCATCTGTTTAGCTAAAATCGCTGAACAAAATTTCTCTGGAAATATTATAAATGTGTTTGGGGCAGGGTCATGGATAATACAAGGCAGATGTAAAGGAGAAGTCATTAAGGCAACATTTGTACAGAAGCAGAAGGAGGAAACCAAATCTGACACAAAAAGACACTAGTCATGAAAGCTGTATTTGTATTAGATAGGAAGGAGGAAGCAGATTTAGATATAAGTGGGTTACTATGACAGACCCCATGAGAGAGAGGATTGCTCCACAAAACATAAGTCTTTTTTCAGATCTGGTACAGACAGTAAGGACAGAATACAGAGAATTTGAAGCTGACACCTCAGGAGTGGTGGACTGCAGAAGACTGGGTCACCAGGCTGAAAACTGTGACTTTCTATTCAGAACTTCCAAACAGTGCCGAAATATATCCTGAGCCACTGCTCTAACAGCTGGGACACACTAGTTCCAGCACAGAAATACCCACCTGTTAACGGACTAAGATTATgctttgtatttgtttatttgtgaCTTGTTATTTCAAATTACCTTGACTTTAAAATCTCACTGGATAAATCTCCTCAGTTTTATCATTCAGCTTCTCTCTATAGTTAGCAAAGCACAATCTGATGGAACTGATGAACTTAAGGTGCAGTCCTACTTCTACAGTCTAGGCAAATGCAAATATTGTATTAAAAGACCTGTTTCGGGGCTCAGAATGTGGAGAGCACATCCTTCAGCTGTGCACCAATCCAACTGACTCAGAAGAAACGCAACAATTCTGGACATACTTGTTCTAGTCATGTACAACTCAATGCCAAAACTCAGAGAGAAACTAGTGTGTTAACCACAAGCTTATCTTATTAACACCAGCACAGTTTGGGTTCAAGCCAGGACACAAAACTGAAAACTCCTTGGTAAAGAGAGATTCTCTCTTCAATGGGTCAGGAATAGACTTCTGCTCTTGTTCTGGACTACTTTGCTATAATCAGGTAAATCTAAAATACTGCTGATACATTCAAGAAAAGTAGCAAGGAGCCAAGTATATGGGTTAACATGGCTCTACAAGTGGATCCACCATCACCAACTCACTCACTTACAGTCCCAAAGAActctactttttttgtttttcaatagCCGTATGCGGTTACTGTCTGGTCAAATGACATCAACACAGGTGCCAACAACATGCATAAGATACACAGCTCTACTTATTTTTTACTACATATTGCCGAACCGCCACCAAACTAGTCAAATTTTTTTACAACATCAGACTGACAAAACTGACCAACTCTGAACCAAGTAACACAGAGGTGACACTACTGAGCAGACAAACATTTTAAAGATGTTAAAGacaaattattatttcctttaataAATGGTCAATACCTACAATTAGTTGGTTCCTGCTGTAGATTAAGAATATTCTCACGTcctccagaagcagcagccacaatCAATGCTTTATTTCCATTTGGGTAGGAGACTATTATTTCTGCTTACCTCATTCACTATTAAAGATGAACACCAAAAGACAGTATCTGTCAACGCGAACCCTGCAACTGTTGGGGACCTTCATCTAGTGCAGAAGGTTTCAGTATGCCTCCTCAAACAGCTACTCTGTTCTCTACAATTATTTATCTTAGATTTTCAAGTGAAATTCAAGGTACAATCCATATCTTGGGTACAGGATATCCAAGAAACTTCCTTAAGGCTTATAGCAAAACCTGTTGTTAATAAATAAGTTCTTTGAGCACAGAGGCAACTGATTGTGATAGGGACAGAAAATAACTAAATCGGGGACAGAATTTTCTTGAGCCAAACCTTTGAACCACGAGGATCTAAACCAGGAACTGTCACATGAAATCTCATCTGCTCTGACTGCTCCAAATCTACAGAAACACGGTATACTGGTTAAAAAATCCTACCGAGACAAGACGCTCCCTTACATGTGTAATGACAGAGAAAACCACACGCACATGTTTTAAGAGTTATCAGTCCTGACACCAGTGGCCTACTACAGAATTCTTTGCTTTGGTTTCTCTTCATATCTGCCAATAGCACACTTGCAAATCACAGCTTTTTCACTTATATTCCCTTTCTTGGAGCACTGCTAAGATTCCCAGCGTATATCAGACGTCATGCTTTATCCCGTGGACTTCCAATTCATCTTCTTTTTAAAGCTTCAACTACCATCTTCCCTTATCGGCAAAGGAATTTTCCCTTTCTACTTCACACGTATTTGTAGATCAGAGACTTTGCTCATATACAGTAACTCCTCATTGCTAATAAGGCATAATAATAGACTGACTTTCAGAGCTACTTAGCAACTAGAGCTTCTGGTGTGGAACATATGCTCAGTGCCTCTGAAAACTGCAACTAGTAACACAGGTATTTAGAGGGATTATTAAAAGTGTGGATTTACATCTTTTACCAGGAATCTAGCTAGCTCAATTATTTTAGTGAGGAAAATCATAGACTAACTCCAGTACCAGTATGTATACATTTCACCCAGTCCTATGAAAATCAAACATGAAGAAAAGGGATCTGGTCTTGAAAATTTTAATCATTAATTTTACTAAAACACCTTCTATATGATTTCAAGTCAGatttggttttaaaattaaaataaactcagtTGGAGGTAACTTCATTCGGATTGCTATCAGGATTTTTACTTCAGTGACAAATAGTTGGTAATACAGATCTCCAACTATTTTTGATTCAAGTGAGCAAAAATTTGTGAATATTTCACATCCATTTTGCTTAGTTCATCATTTGCAGCTACAGcttcaaaaatcaaaatattacaTTAGACGAGAAGAATTAAACAGACTTACCTATTACTGTGATGTTCAGGATATTGCTAGTTTTTATTCCACTGGAGTGATTATTTCTAGCATCACATTTGTATCCACTTTTGTCATTTAGTGTAATATCTTCATCCAAGAACGTAGCATATGTGTCATTAATTACTGTTTTCTTAACTTCATTTCCTTTGTAGAATGTGAATATTATTGGTGGTGTTCCCATCACTGAACGACAGATTAACCGTAGAGGCTTCCCTAACACCACCTCCGGTAAACCACTGGCAACGGAAAGAGCTGGCTTGGATACTGGagctaaaaggggaaaaaaaggaaaaattgttgCAAATTACACCACACAGGGCTGGAAGATACAATATTATTTAATAGAAAACATATAAGTACACAATATTCAGCTAGTTTGCACACACAGCCTATATTGGGCAGCTCTTCCTCATTGATAGAATAGAAGCAGGGGACgacttaaacaaaacaaaaagatagaTAATAAAACACATGTGCCTTAGAATAAAATGGCATAGACGGAGaatgtaaaggaaaaacaaaaaaaggatcaGTGACACAGCTGTTGATCATCCAAACTCCAGAACTAGCTCTGACCCAAGGAGTAAGTCTGTAGAGCAAAAATATACGCAAGTACCAGTGCATGCATTACCCGAGACAGATCCTGCAGCACCTAATCAGGGACCTCCGTTTCTGCAGCACAGTGAGTCACAACCCAGTCAATACCCCTTTACAGAGTTGAGAACCAACTGTGCTTGTTGCATGAGAGGGAAGTAAACTAGGGTTTTTACAATTAGTGTGCTGGTGAGGGGGTTGTATTGATAGCAAAAAACTTGGCTTTCTGGAGTAGAGCTCTCCTGATGACCTCTGGGTCTCACAGCTTTCTGCCTGGAGGGTCAGGGGGAGGGATTCAAGGCAGACACTGACAGAGTTTCAGATCAAACTGCTGCGTGAAAGGTTTGCAGAACATTCCCAGCTCCTGCGAACAGTAATGAATGAGAGTTTATTTGGCACCTAGCAGAATCAAGGGAACAGAAGGAAGACATACTAGGCCAGCCCTAGAGAAGTCTGACTTGATTAGGTCACAACAGGCCAAATCCTCTACAGCTAAAGATGACAAGCACACTCACAGAAAATAACATTGCAACAACTAACAGGCACCCAGATAGTTCATGGACAAGTGCTTGATTCTGTAAACAGATGTGTTTATTTATAAGcttatggttttatttttttccccccatcattTGGTTCTAAGCCTCTGTATCAACTTACCATAAACTTTTATCCTTACAGGTTTGCTCTCCTTGACTATTCCTTTTACTTCAGCTTTACAGATATAGGATCCAGTATCGTTCACATTAACTCTCATTGTTAAGTTTCTAGAATTTTTCAACCAGATGTCTCCATTTGAATTTTTCCGTAATATAGAGAAGTTAGCTTTCCGAAAACCACTAATGCTGCAACTCAAGGttaattctttattttcatcCACCGTACTCATAGAAGCAGATAATACTGGCTTGGGGAATAACTCTGCAAGATAAAAAGAGAATTAATTCATTCAAATTGAGCCTAAAAGCATATGACTACCTATCCCAAAGTACACAGAATGAAGGACATACTGAAAATTTAcaatcagggaaaaaaaccaatcatgatttttttaataacagaaatttAGCAATCACGTGAAACCAATTCTCATATTTGTCATTTGAAAGTATTATTTTAGTTGGAAAGTATTAGTGGCAGACAAAAATCAGAAACCGAAATCTAAATCTAAAAAGCCTTTAAGAAAGCGAAAATTTACAGTTAGATCCAGAGGTTACACTTGGATCTCAAGTTCTaccaaatttaaatttaaatatcaaTCCTTTGAGTAAAATCTAAGATGAACAGAGGACTTACCTGACACAACAACATTCAGTTTGGTGGTTTTGGATGCTCTCCCTTGTTCCACCTTACACAGGTATTCACCACTGTCCTCTAGAGTAGCTATTGCAGAGTATTTCAAAAGTTTTTCATCTCGTACACTCTTcagtattgttttgtttttctgaagtatgaTTTCAATGCCACGCATTCGGGCTACCACAGTTGAGCATTCAAATTGTATTCTGTCTCCTTCCGTAATATTACTGGACGGCTTGGTGTTCAGAGTAGGCTTTATAAATGGTTCTGCAAGAGAATATATATAAACTCATGACCCAACTTTTTAATTACAGCAAGCAAAGAAATGTAAGAAGAAAAGCTAAGCAACTTACCCCTGACTGTAACAAGTGTTTTGTTGCTGTGTTCTGAGCTTTCAAATTTGAGTTTTACATTTCTCCTACCATAACAATCAAATTGTAAAATATTATCTCCCTCTTCAACAGAAAATTCCACTACAGAAAAATTTCTGTATGGTTCAAATACATGTTTTTCTTTAGGTGTTGAATTCATCTTTATCTTccggaaaaagaaatacaaaggagGTACTTCTTCTGGCAGCTCACAGCGTAATTTCACAACTTCACCCtctaaaacttcttttttctcaGCAGTCAGGATTGGCTTGGTCATTCCTtagaacagaaaacaagaaaataaatagaacatTGCATAGTCCTGAAATAAACACTATCTCCAATGACTATGGTAGTGATTCATGCTAATGAACGTATACAAATAATTTGCAAGGACTGAGTTTTTGAAGATGCTTCCTTTGATGTGTGGGTGCATGCCAAGGCACCTTCAGCAGAACAAAATGTCCGTTGAGAGGGTAATACATTCTTGATGCAATGTGCGAAGTATGACACTTGCTGTTTTGAAGGTGTCTCCTATTGCCACTGAGAAATGAGGAAGTGAAGAAACTAAATGCCGTCCCAACTTCTGTACCTAGAGGTGCAGGCCACTGCACAAATATTACAGGCCCTGCGTAACCCTGTAACTATTTAATGCTGAACAAATTCTTTCCAGGTTGCTTTTCCAAGGGGAAAAATGTCACCTGCAGTCAATAACACGTGGCTAGAAAGAGTATAGATGGAGGTGGCCCCTGTTCGCATAAGAGATAAAAGAACAAGACTGATATAAGATTGTCTAAAAAAGTAGTCCACAGTTGATACTAGCTTTGGCAACGGCTGTCACAAGTTGAGAATCTCTATACATTATTTCCAGTTTTTCCAGTAATCTACCTGCCTCCTATCATGTTTATGATCTATAGACACAAGCTTTCACAAATAATACTTTCTCTACTCTAAGGAACAGAGGCTTGGGACAGAGGGGATGGTGGCACAGGAGGCGCAGATTGTATTCCTGACTGTCACTGATCTGCCATGTAAGCCTTGGGATTGTGATTTCATTTCTGTGCCTTAACATTAGGATTTAGTACTCAAGTCTTGTAAAGCACTGTGATGTCTATGGATAAAAACACTTTGCAAGATATTCTGTTTAGCACTGACTATTATTACTTCCCCtggaaggtttttctttttgtattttagaAAACTGCTGTTATTGAAGGAATACTCACCCGTTACCCAAACATGTAAGGAGTTACTAGACTTTGTCTTTCCGCCTGCTTCCACAGTACATTCATAATCTCCTGTATCTGAAGATCTAGCCATAGATACTTCATATTGTGCATCTCCTTTGTCTGATACAGTCATGAACACAAGCTTGCCATctttaaaaattgtaaaattatGCTTCAGCTGGAAATCAGTACTCTTGCTAATATCAGCATGGCAGACAATTGACATAGGATCTCCATTCCTTACTTGAACAGATGGCTGAACGTTGATTTCAACGGTGTTGAAAGTaaaaactgacagaaaaaataaaaaagaaagttatatttatttt
Above is a window of Opisthocomus hoazin isolate bOpiHoa1 chromosome 21, bOpiHoa1.hap1, whole genome shotgun sequence DNA encoding:
- the PECAM1 gene encoding platelet endothelial cell adhesion molecule isoform X5, with the protein product MYLALLVIFLQCSEFYTQERVFTFNTVEINVQPSVQVRNGDPMSIVCHADISKSTDFQLKHNFTIFKDGKLVFMTVSDKGDAQYEVSMARSSDTGDYECTVEAGGKTKSSNSLHVWVTGMTKPILTAEKKEVLEGEVVKLRCELPEEVPPLYFFFRKIKMNSTPKEKHVFEPYRNFSVVEFSVEEGDNILQFDCYGRRNVKLKFESSEHSNKTLVTVREPFIKPTLNTKPSSNITEGDRIQFECSTVVARMRGIEIILQKNKTILKSVRDEKLLKYSAIATLEDSGEYLCKVEQGRASKTTKLNVVVSELFPKPVLSASMSTVDENKELTLSCSISGFRKANFSILRKNSNGDIWLKNSRNLTMRVNVNDTGSYICKAEVKGIVKESKPVRIKVYAPVSKPALSVASGLPEVVLGKPLRLICRSVMGTPPIIFTFYKGNEVKKTVINDTYATFLDEDITLNDKSGYKCDARNNHSSGIKTSNILNITVIVPIRNASLGSIPYGEVEDGSETAFLCSVKEGSWPIHFRIFRKTDHEVLLFEKSENADRIMWRKEAMNRQDTGTYYCMASNRANVDVKSHPITISVILAAWQKGVIAAFVLILIAGAVTLTLWWFLYKKKKAKGPSMEMSGSALATNLTSEKLARQHNDGDFYSGSGYIEDNENHMKTTDESKAPVQKGTETVYSEIRKANNDSVENRHSRIQGHPDAT
- the PECAM1 gene encoding platelet endothelial cell adhesion molecule isoform X7; amino-acid sequence: MYLALLVIFLQCSEFYTQERVFTFNTVEINVQPSVQVRNGDPMSIVCHADISKSTDFQLKHNFTIFKDGKLVFMTVSDKGDAQYEVSMARSSDTGDYECTVEAGGKTKSSNSLHVWVTGMTKPILTAEKKEVLEGEVVKLRCELPEEVPPLYFFFRKIKMNSTPKEKHVFEPYRNFSVVEFSVEEGDNILQFDCYGRRNVKLKFESSEHSNKTLVTVREPFIKPTLNTKPSSNITEGDRIQFECSTVVARMRGIEIILQKNKTILKSVRDEKLLKYSAIATLEDSGEYLCKVEQGRASKTTKLNVVVSELFPKPVLSASMSTVDENKELTLSCSISGFRKANFSILRKNSNGDIWLKNSRNLTMRVNVNDTGSYICKAEVKGIVKESKPVRIKVYAPVSKPALSVASGLPEVVLGKPLRLICRSVMGTPPIIFTFYKGNEVKKTVINDTYATFLDEDITLNDKSGYKCDARNNHSSGIKTSNILNITVIVPIRNASLGSIPYGEVEDGSETAFLCSVKEGSWPIHFRIFRKTDHEVLLFEKSENADRIMWRKEAMNRQDTGTYYCMASNRANVDVKSHPITISVILAAWQKGVIAAFVLILIAGAVTLTLWWFLYKKKKAKGPSMEMSGSALATNLTSEKLARQHNDGDFYSGSGYIEDNENHMKTTDESKGLWTRLSPSLLGFCGKQAF
- the PECAM1 gene encoding platelet endothelial cell adhesion molecule isoform X9 gives rise to the protein MSIVCHADISKSTDFQLKHNFTIFKDGKLVFMTVSDKGDAQYEVSMARSSDTGDYECTVEAGGKTKSSNSLHVWVTGMTKPILTAEKKEVLEGEVVKLRCELPEEVPPLYFFFRKIKMNSTPKEKHVFEPYRNFSVVEFSVEEGDNILQFDCYGRRNVKLKFESSEHSNKTLVTVREPFIKPTLNTKPSSNITEGDRIQFECSTVVARMRGIEIILQKNKTILKSVRDEKLLKYSAIATLEDSGEYLCKVEQGRASKTTKLNVVVSELFPKPVLSASMSTVDENKELTLSCSISGFRKANFSILRKNSNGDIWLKNSRNLTMRVNVNDTGSYICKAEVKGIVKESKPVRIKVYAPVSKPALSVASGLPEVVLGKPLRLICRSVMGTPPIIFTFYKGNEVKKTVINDTYATFLDEDITLNDKSGYKCDARNNHSSGIKTSNILNITVIVPIRNASLGSIPYGEVEDGSETAFLCSVKEGSWPIHFRIFRKTDHEVLLFEKSENADRIMWRKEAMNRQDTGTYYCMASNRANVDVKSHPITISVILAAWQKGVIAAFVLILIAGAVTLTLWWFLYKKKKAKGPSMEMSGSALATNLTSEKLARQHNDGDFYSGSGYIEDNENHMKTTDESKGPELESAEVEYTEVEVSTLDPHRAPVQKGTETVYSEIRKANNDSVENRHSRIQGHPDAT
- the PECAM1 gene encoding platelet endothelial cell adhesion molecule isoform X2, whose amino-acid sequence is MYLALLVIFLQCSEFYTQERVFTFNTVEINVQPSVQVRNGDPMSIVCHADISKSTDFQLKHNFTIFKDGKLVFMTVSDKGDAQYEVSMARSSDTGDYECTVEAGGKTKSSNSLHVWVTGMTKPILTAEKKEVLEGEVVKLRCELPEEVPPLYFFFRKIKMNSTPKEKHVFEPYRNFSVVEFSVEEGDNILQFDCYGRRNVKLKFESSEHSNKTLVTVREPFIKPTLNTKPSSNITEGDRIQFECSTVVARMRGIEIILQKNKTILKSVRDEKLLKYSAIATLEDSGEYLCKVEQGRASKTTKLNVVVSELFPKPVLSASMSTVDENKELTLSCSISGFRKANFSILRKNSNGDIWLKNSRNLTMRVNVNDTGSYICKAEVKGIVKESKPVRIKVYAPVSKPALSVASGLPEVVLGKPLRLICRSVMGTPPIIFTFYKGNEVKKTVINDTYATFLDEDITLNDKSGYKCDARNNHSSGIKTSNILNITVIVPIRNASLGSIPYGEVEDGSETAFLCSVKEGSWPIHFRIFRKTDHEVLLFEKSENADRIMWRKEAMNRQDTGTYYCMASNRANVDVKSHPITISVILAAWQKGVIAAFVLILIAGAVTLTLWWFLYKKKKAKGPSMEMSGSALATNLTSEKLARQHNDGDFYSGSGYIEDNENHMKTTDESKGPELESAEVEYTEVEVSTLDPHRAPVQKGTETVYSEIRKANNGCVIARWQSINAVEDP